One window of the Colletotrichum lupini chromosome 9, complete sequence genome contains the following:
- a CDS encoding longiborneol synthase: MSCTKAGARAMWRQLSSPLNRVFQKHVRQEDDLADQPKRLAALVAPICSQMLEQLNYPGAPQLEGEAVEVLLAYMYNRAVKIGVPLDTHISAKGFRLGYAEGLLAHPRHPVEVQGYVGLFTWLVVQYDDIVGQNNQMVEEALLFHERLFRGEPQPNYLLEGIAGLLREARDHFDTVLANMLQISVLKFLTSNLLERHSGFQHMSVTPAGQKFPDFYRDMSGMDQAYAVFYKEELSGDTRNYVHNRATCTGKPVMTVVAESWNDSVRGYMAMHTTNPRYKLTDLGIGEEHPLAPFEHRIGQLFEQMSRKAGFGQSIRDNKFYKARGKSCLSFESTSFSTVWRLQLCEMLRHGIDILSRVDLAASPGAPPELPRRLTLP, translated from the exons ATGTCTTGTACAAAGGCCGGTGCCCGGGCCATGTGGCGGCAGCTCTCCAGTCCCTTGAATAGGGTCTTCCAAAAACACGTCAGACAAGAAGATGACCTCGCTGACCAGCCAAAGCGCTTGGCTGCCCTTGTTGCCCCCATTTGTTCTCAAATGCTAGAACAGTTAAACTATCCGGGTGCCCCACAGCTGGAAGGTGAAGCTGTTGAGGTACTCTTGGCGTACATGTACAATAGGGCTGTGAAGATTGGAGTTCCTCTTGATACTCACATCTCTGCGAAGGGGTTTCGTCTGGGTTATGCTGAAGGATTG CTCGCCCATCCCAGGCATCCGGTTGAAGTCCAGGGATACGTCGGACTCTTCACCTGGCTTGTCGTTCAGTACGACGATATCGTAGGGCAAAACAACCAGATGGTGGAGGAGGCGCTCCTTTTTCATGAAAGATTGTTCCGAGGCGAGCCCCAGCCAAACTACTTACTTGAGGGAATTGCCGGACTTCTTCGCGAAGCCCGCGACCACTTCGACACCGTCTTAGCGAACATGCTCCAGATCTCGGTGCTCAAATTCCTGACGAGTAATTTATTGGAACGACACAGCGGTTTCCAACACATGTCTGTCACGCCGGCAGGGCAAAAGTTCCCAGACTTTTATCGAGACATGTCGGGCATGGACCAGGCCTATGCTGT TTTCTACAAGGAAGAGCTAAGCGGAGACACGAGAAACTATGTTCATAACCGCGCCACGTGTACTGGCAAGCCAGTGATGACTGTGGTAGCGGAA TCCTGGAACGATAGTGTCAGGGGCTATATGGCGATGCATACGACCAACCCCCGATACAAGTTGACCGATCTAGGAATCGGCGAGGAGCACCCACTTGCTCCATTCGAACATAGAATCGGCCAATTGTTTGAGCAAATGAGCCGAAA GGCTGGGTTCGGACAGAGTATTCGAGATAACAAGTTCTACAAAGCTAGAGGCAAATCATGCCTATCATTCGAATCTACCTCCTTTTCTACGGTGTGGAGACTCCAGCTTTGTGAAATGCTTCGCCACGGAATTGATATTCTGTCCCGAGTGGACCTCGCCGCTTCCCCCGGCGCTCCCCCGGAGCTGCCTCGGAGGCTCACCCTCCCCTAG
- a CDS encoding beta-lactamase: MSTSFQNQAVAETRPDADGVTGLAVFATDSSGHQLIEEYFGRSSTIKSDKIGKDSVFWIYSITKTITAIAALQCVERGQIKLDDEVYDVLPELEDFQVLGHDQAGNVTLHPHKEKITLRHLLSHTSGIGVDVFDPRLQAWRMSRGEHPQAFSGDSKKAYTIPLLFEPGHGWAYGGGVEWAGILVERLNKMKLGEYMKTNIFEPLEMTSTTFHPDRDSTIKERLVETSTRISDGTLVPMEGPYPAVTEDDSGAMGLVSSVPDITKLTTDLLQTKPMILSEESLRELFSPQFSANSSSAGMLAYGAMMYGRLTGEEYDPSKVGQALGAYFIKDDTRILPGGTLVMTGIPNLVWFVNREKGIGGFYASAIMPPDDAKSTKLIQGFLEEVFSGK, from the exons ATGTCGACATCTTTCCAAAATCAGGCTGTAGCAGAAACGCGTCCGGATGCTGATGGTGTCACTGGCCTGGCCGTGTTCGCGACCGATTCATCAG GGCATCAACTCATCGAGGAGTATTTTGGCCGAAGCAGCACCATCAAGTCCGACAAAATCGGAAAGGATAGTGTATTCTGGATCTATTCGATCACGAAAACAATTACAGCGATTGCTGCTTTGCAGTGCGTGGAGCGAGGCCAGATCAAACTAGACGACGAGGTTTATGATGTTCTTCCTGAACTCGAAGACTTTCAAGTCCTTGGCCATGATCAAGCGGGCAACGTGACACTTCACCCACACAAGGAGAAGATCACTCTTCGCCATCTGCTTTCTCATACCAGTGGCATTGGTGTGGACGTCTTTGATCCGAGGCTTCAGGCCTGGCGGATGTCTCGTGGAGAACATCCGCAAGCCTTTTCGGGGGACTCAAAGAAGGCATACACTATCCCTCTCCTCTTCGAGCCAGGCCATGGTTGGGCTTATGGAGGAGGCGTCGAGTGGGCCGGGATCCTAGTCGAGAGACTGAACAAGATGAAGCTCGGCGAATACATGAAGACCAACATCTTCGAGCCTCTGGAAATGACCAGTACAACATTCCATCCTGACAGAGATTCTACAATCAAGGAGAGACTAGTCGAGACGAGTACGAGAATCTCGGATGGCACACTCGTGCCCATGGAAGGCCCTTACCCCGCTGTCACGGAGGACGACAGTGGAGCTATGGGCCTCGTCTCGAGTGTACCGGACATCACCAAGTTGACAACTGACCTTCTTCAAACTAAGCCGATGATTCTCAGCGAAGAGTCTTTGAGGGAGTTGTTCTCGCCACAGTTCAGCGCCAACTCGTCATCCGCTGGGATGCTCGCTTATGGTGCA ATGATGTACGGCCGGCTGACTGGAGAGGAGTATGATCCTTCAAAGGTTGGTCAAGCTCTAGGAGCTTACTTCATCAAGGATGACACTAGGATCCTGCCCGGCGGGACACTCGTCATGACAGGAATTCCGAACCTGGTCTGGTTTGTGAACCGCGAGAAGGGAATAGGCGGCTTCTACGCGAGCGCTATCATGCCGCCCGATGACGCCAAAAGCACAAAGTTGATACAAGGGTTTCTCGAGGAAGTTTTCAGCGGAAAATAA
- a CDS encoding modin, with amino-acid sequence MADSNSSNSPSDNSNSNGNANGGSDVVVAIVALVVSVVALFAATLQIMQAIFASAKGLPNCTEDVMGGWAKGTTKRPKFKELRLEVRFEAPIIFLAPPNNQNKPEKGEMWSVEGTEKSCTKNRLEYAKIFPNPGPANGTNDEKPSKPTEKVHTVNNELATWVYLLIALERMEKDSKKWECKKLQGEWLPSSIIPDLPEPTLAVKVQAKERSFDANPSIKKPYATSTISHLVELAAILGLYWRVFDRDNNQYRAEGNGYSLTGSRVPDLGVVFVFEKTGPTVFEERRVIPTSEVKELCFGRVPTFYRVKKDPDEDLEWQREFKTSSGTGTKVEILQLSTRDAIAETLTQIGCNGKTTLFYREGKKDRHLFSVTFEVIGMLARVLHIEGRCFRFLPNPTIFSWDRDSLSLQRLLIAFSGLLMNDLTVVEEEAETVIDERVETAVEDIRALSESAEEMSNDFDENPPLTSKRMSLLHKAIDMADKSLKKRDQGIVLDVLRRHLQEVLAAINSPDKRGKEQISFRDLLGIPLEMREQRFMETYFERILWRVVPTNSTKRGKRDDEVVSRAIHDDTEKRRSRLGNGSPQAGSAVPPSPLRLNPGESPTKALDDSTPTPGISRVKTWPHRIETEQPGDQPELPQPSKLSELPQWETIVPNHIEMQRLAIWYTLVFRMICWLMLHDFDKKDVQVSKSFSNFDPSHPSQRHVVSEQKAASYSFQRSFDPRISSNDTMTSSSEQPAALEDGRRIYLGNLLYSIQPVDIEEMLKDNGFEGYEKIHISMDPVSARNPGYCFVDFAERADAERALSSLDARLRGRPLKVGPCEPKKQNRSRWQSDREPSFNRWGDWSGSRGEGGDEAGRSPARNGRNGGIESVPYGAIKHFDEVVATEGDGRRLYVGGLGAMVDQAQHQDELQQILEGHKPLAISKRITPHESTRAKGGEHHYCFVDFATAEEADAARNALDRKVWGTGRLRVNVARGLPDKLKDRTTPSDVQNEKENDQQHREIGDKRSLRPEDNLWCDGKVVGRGLWKV; translated from the exons ATGGCCGACAGCAATTCCAGTAATAGCCCGAGCGACAATAGCAACAGCAATGGCAATGCTAACGGAGGGAGCGACGTAGTTGTTGCGATTGTTGCTCTCGTCGTCTCGGTGGTCGCTCTCTTTGCAGCGACTCTACAGATCATGCAAGCGATCTTTGCGTCGGCTAAAGGGCTTCCCAATTGCACCGAAGACGTGATGGGAGGATGGGCGAAAGGCACGACAAAACGGCCAAAGTTCAAGGAGCTACGTCTCGAGGTTAGGTTCGAGGCGCCAATCATCTTTCTGGCCCCCCCAAACAACCAGAATAAACCTGAAAAAGGAGAGATGTGGTCCGTGGAGGGCACTGAGAAAAGTTGTACCAAGAACCGACTCGAATATGCCAAGATATTCCCAAACCCTGGACCAGCCAACGGAACCAACGACGAAAAGCCGTCTAAGCCTACTGAAAAGGTCCACACTGTCAACAACGAGCTAGCAACGTGGGTCTATCTCCTAATCGCCCTTGAAAGAATGGAGAAGGATTCCAAAAAATGGGAGTGCAAGAAGCTACAAGGGGAATGGTTGCCAAGTTCCATCATCCCGGACCTGCCTGAGCCGACTTTGGCCGTGAAAGTACAGGCGAAGGAAAGAAGCTTCGATGCGAACCCCTCCATCAAGAAGCCCTATGCAACCTCTACGATCTCTCATCTGGTCGAGCTAGCAGCAATACTTGGACTCTATTGGAGAGTCTTCGACCGAGACAACAACCAGTACCGCGCGGAAGGAAATGGCTATAGTCTGACTGGCTCACGTGTACCCGACTTGGGTGTCGTCTTTGTTTTTGAGAAAACCGGTCCCACTGTATTTGAGGAGCGGCGAGTGATTCCGACATCTGAAGTGAAGGAGCTCTGTTTTGGGCGAGTGCCAACTTTCTATCGAGTTAAGAAGGATCCCGACGAAGACTTGGAGTGGCAGAGGGAGTTCAAAACGTCGTCGGGAACTGGAACCAAGGTCGAAATCCTTCAACTGAGCACTCGCGATGCCATTGCGGAGACTTTGACCCAGATAGGATGCAACGGCAAAACCACGCTCTTCTACAGAGAAGGAAAGAAAGACCGGCACCTCTTTTCTG TTACCTTCGAGGTCATCGGCATGCTCGCCCGAGTTTTGCACATTGAAGGAAGATGCTTCCGTTTCCTGCCCAATCCAACAATCTTCTCTTGGGACAGAGATTCGTTGTCACTCCAGCGTCTGCTCATCGCTTTTAGCGGACTGTTGATGAACGATCTCACGGTTGttgaagaagaagcagaGACTGTCATCGATGAGAGGGTTGAAACTGCCGTCGAAGATATCAGGGCTCTTTCGGAGTCAGCGGAGGAGATGAGCAACGATTTTGACGAGAACCCGCCTCTAACGAGCAAAAGAATGAGTCTCTTGCACAAAGCCATTGATATGGCAGACAAATCTCTCAAGAAACGAGACCAGGGAATCGTGCTCGATGTGCTACGTCGTCACCTCCAGGAAGTGTTGGCAGCCATCAACAGTCCGGATAAAAGGGGGAAAGAACAGATTTCGTTTCGGGACCTGCTTGGTATCCCTCTGGAGATGAGAGAACAAAGGTTCATGGAGACATACTTCGAGCGCATACTATGGCGTGTAGTGCCTACCAACTCTACCAAGAGGGGCAAGCGAGACGACGAGGTCGTTTCAAGAGCCATACACGACGACACAGAGAAACGAAGATCCCGCTTGGGTAACGGCTCACCCCAAGCCGGCAGCGCAGTCCCTCCGTCGCCGTTGAGACTTAACCCCGGAGAGTCTCCAACCAAGGCTCTAGACGACTCGACGCCCACGCCTGGCATCAGCAGGGTCAAGACGTGGCCTCATCGCATCGAGACTGAGCAACCTGGTGATCAGCCGGAACTTCCGCAGCCAAGCAAATTGTCAGAGCTGCCACAGTGGGAAACGATAGTACCCAACCATATTGAGATGCAGCGCTTGGCAATCTGGTATACACTCGTATTCAGGATGATTTGTTGGTTGATGTTGCACGACTTCGATAAGAAGGATGTGCAAGTGTCGAAAA GCTTCTCAAATTTTGATCCTTCACATCCCTCCCAACGACACGTGGTTAGCGAACAAAAGGCTGCGAGCTATTCATTTCAACGCTCATTTGATCCCCGGATCTCATCAAACGACACCATGACATCGTCATCAGAGCAGCCCGCCGCCCTAGAGGATGGCCGGCGCATTTATCTAGGCAACCTTCTCTACAGCATCCAGCCCGTCGACATCGAGGAGATGCTGAAAGACAATGGCTTTGAAGGGTACGAAAAAATTCACATCTCCATGGATCCAGTGTCGGCTCGGAATCCCGGATACTGCTTCGTCGATTTCGCTGAGCGCGCAGACGCCGAACGGGCACTATCCTCCCTTGATGCGCGCCTCCGTGGTAGACCACTCAAGGTCGGCCCATGCGAGCCCAAGAAGCAGAACCGGAGTCGCTGGCAAAGCGACAGAGAGCCTTCCTTCAACAGGTGGGGAGACTGGTCAGGATCGCGGGGTGAGGGCGGCGACGAGGCTGGCAGATCACCAGCGCGGAACGGTAGGAACGGCGGCATCGAGAGCGTACCGTACGGCGCCATCAAGCACTTCGACGAGGTCGTTGCGACGGAAGGGGATGGCAGGAGACTCTATGTTGGAGGATTGGGTGCGATGGTTGACCAGGCACAACATCAGGATGAACTGCAACAAATTCTTGAGGGCCACAAGCC ACTAGCCATCAGTAAGCGTATCACTCCCCATGAGTCTACCAGGGCCAAGGGCGGTGAGCACCACTACTGCTTTGTCGATTTTGCGACAGCTGAAGAGGCCGATGCAGCAAGAAACGCGCTGGATCGCAAGGTCTGGGGAACCGGTCGTCTGCGTGTCAACGTTGCTCGCGGTCTGCCCGACAAGCTCAAGGATCGTACGACGCCCTCGGATGTGCAAAATGAGAAGGAAAATG ATCAGCAGCATCGGGAAATTGGCGACAAAAGGAGCCTTCGACCTGAGGACAATCTGTGGTGCGATGGAAAAGTTGTTGGTCGTGGATTATGGAAAGTTTAG